One part of the Fundidesulfovibrio magnetotacticus genome encodes these proteins:
- the recD2 gene encoding SF1B family DNA helicase RecD2: protein MPSEITCEVHTVTFFNDSTGWLVAKVRVPGEPGTVSIVGVMGQVTPGETLKLAGEWTTHPQYGRQFAVERFEQQMPASLTGIKRYLESKQIKGVGPVLAGKLLEAFGDKVLEVLDETPEKLLKVKGVTPRVLEKITNSWNEQREVRGLMLFLQTHDVPTTFAQRIFKHHGAGAVHKLKENPYGLAHEIQGIGFKTADAMALKLGFAHDCPQRLEAAIVYGLFNLSDSGHLFAPRDKLLERVDALLGGVGAHLLDEALENLAVQKRVRVVNLPQQGIEEAVYLTHFYNWEREIAERLHAIASHPAASLSEKVAKTLPAVEAESGITLSSEQHLAVSQACSGKTFIITGGPGTGKTTITRAVVRVLDRLGLKVKLCAPTGRAAKRMSEATGFPASTLHRLLGSEPGGRFSHNEEKKLKADVVVVDEASMLDVSLFLNLLRALPLTARLVLVGDVNQLPSVGPGNVLGDLLDSETMEQARLTHIYRQALESMIVVNAHRVNEGKLPVQSPKPPPDADFFWVECDDPLDVQARIIDLVSTRIPRTYGFDPLRDIQVLSPMHKGEVGAQALNELLQARLNPRGREVVRGKSRFRVGDRVLQMRNNYEKDIFNGDLGWVVEADPREQSLTVDFDGRIVPFESSELDELALAYAVSVHKSQGSEYPAVVMPVVTQHFVMLKRNLIYTALTRARKLAVILGAKKALSIGLGAVGASKRHTHLRYRLQESFNR, encoded by the coding sequence ATGCCCAGCGAAATCACCTGCGAGGTGCACACCGTCACCTTCTTCAACGACTCCACCGGCTGGCTGGTGGCCAAGGTGCGCGTGCCCGGCGAGCCCGGCACGGTGAGCATCGTGGGCGTGATGGGCCAGGTGACCCCGGGCGAGACGCTCAAGCTCGCGGGCGAGTGGACCACCCACCCGCAATACGGACGCCAGTTCGCGGTGGAGCGCTTCGAACAGCAGATGCCGGCCTCGCTCACGGGCATCAAGCGCTACCTGGAGTCCAAACAGATCAAGGGCGTGGGGCCGGTGCTGGCGGGCAAGCTCCTGGAGGCCTTCGGCGACAAGGTGCTGGAGGTGCTGGACGAGACGCCCGAAAAGCTCCTGAAGGTGAAGGGCGTCACGCCCCGCGTGCTGGAGAAGATCACCAACAGCTGGAACGAGCAGCGCGAGGTGCGCGGGCTCATGCTCTTCCTCCAGACCCACGACGTGCCCACCACCTTCGCCCAGCGCATCTTCAAGCACCACGGCGCGGGCGCGGTGCACAAGCTCAAGGAGAACCCCTACGGGCTGGCCCACGAGATCCAGGGCATCGGCTTCAAGACCGCCGACGCCATGGCCCTCAAATTGGGCTTCGCACACGACTGCCCCCAGCGCCTGGAGGCGGCCATCGTCTACGGCCTGTTCAACCTCTCCGACTCGGGCCACCTCTTCGCGCCCCGCGACAAGCTCCTGGAACGCGTGGACGCCCTGCTGGGCGGCGTGGGCGCGCACCTGCTGGACGAGGCCCTGGAAAACCTGGCCGTGCAGAAGCGCGTGCGCGTGGTGAATCTGCCCCAGCAGGGCATCGAGGAGGCCGTCTACCTCACCCATTTCTACAACTGGGAGCGAGAAATCGCCGAGCGCCTCCACGCCATCGCCAGCCACCCGGCGGCCTCCCTCTCGGAGAAGGTGGCCAAGACCCTGCCCGCCGTGGAGGCCGAATCGGGCATCACACTCTCCAGCGAACAGCATCTGGCGGTCTCCCAGGCCTGTTCGGGCAAGACCTTCATCATCACCGGCGGTCCGGGCACGGGCAAGACCACCATCACCCGCGCGGTGGTGCGCGTGCTGGACCGTCTGGGCCTCAAGGTGAAGCTCTGCGCCCCCACGGGACGCGCCGCCAAGCGCATGAGCGAGGCCACGGGCTTTCCGGCCTCCACCCTGCATCGGCTCCTGGGCTCGGAACCCGGGGGCAGATTCTCCCACAACGAGGAGAAGAAGCTCAAGGCCGACGTGGTGGTGGTGGACGAGGCCAGCATGCTCGACGTGAGCCTCTTCCTGAACCTCCTGCGCGCCCTGCCCCTCACGGCGCGTCTGGTGCTGGTGGGCGACGTGAACCAGCTGCCCTCCGTGGGCCCCGGTAACGTTCTGGGCGATCTGCTCGACTCCGAAACCATGGAGCAGGCGCGCCTGACGCACATCTACCGGCAAGCCCTGGAATCGATGATCGTGGTCAACGCCCACAGGGTGAACGAGGGCAAGCTGCCGGTGCAGTCGCCCAAGCCGCCCCCGGACGCGGATTTCTTCTGGGTGGAGTGCGACGACCCCCTGGACGTGCAGGCGCGCATCATCGACCTGGTGTCCACGCGCATCCCGCGCACCTACGGCTTCGACCCGCTGCGCGACATCCAGGTGCTCTCGCCCATGCACAAGGGCGAGGTGGGAGCCCAGGCCCTCAACGAGCTGCTCCAGGCCCGGCTCAACCCCCGCGGCCGGGAGGTGGTCCGGGGGAAGTCGCGCTTCCGCGTGGGCGACAGGGTCTTGCAGATGCGCAACAACTATGAAAAGGACATCTTCAACGGCGACCTGGGGTGGGTCGTGGAGGCCGATCCCCGTGAACAGTCGCTCACGGTGGATTTCGACGGCCGCATCGTGCCCTTCGAGTCTTCCGAACTGGACGAACTGGCCCTGGCCTACGCCGTGAGCGTGCACAAGTCCCAGGGCAGCGAATACCCCGCCGTGGTGATGCCCGTGGTCACGCAACATTTCGTGATGCTCAAGCGAAACCTCATCTACACCGCCCTGACCCGCGCCCGGAAACTGGCCGTGATTCTGGGCGCGAAGAAGGCCCTTTCCATAGGCCTGGGCGCGGTGGGCGCCTCCAAGCGTCATACACACCTGCGCTACCGGCTCCAAGAGAGCTTCAACCGCTAG
- the recR gene encoding recombination mediator RecR, protein MKALPKPLADLVAELSSLPGLGPKSALRAALTLLKWPKARTQGLGRAIHDLRENLFLCSGCAGLAESDPCPICADPARHAEQLCLVSEWDSLLSLEETGLYKGRYLILGGLLSPLDGVDPGSLEFDRFQARLSEGAVQEVILALGSTLEAEATASFVKNLVERSHPGVRLTRLAQGIPLGAEVKYVDRETLKQSMIHRQNV, encoded by the coding sequence ATGAAAGCACTGCCCAAGCCGTTGGCCGACCTGGTGGCCGAGCTCTCCTCGCTACCGGGGCTAGGCCCCAAGTCCGCGCTGCGCGCGGCGCTCACGCTGCTCAAGTGGCCCAAGGCCCGCACCCAGGGCCTCGGCCGCGCCATCCACGACCTGCGCGAGAACCTCTTTTTGTGCTCCGGTTGCGCCGGGCTGGCCGAGTCCGACCCGTGCCCCATCTGCGCCGACCCCGCCCGCCACGCCGAGCAGCTCTGCCTGGTGAGCGAGTGGGACTCGCTGCTCTCCCTGGAGGAGACCGGCCTCTACAAGGGCCGCTACCTCATCCTGGGCGGGTTGCTCTCGCCCCTGGACGGCGTGGACCCCGGCAGCCTGGAGTTCGACCGCTTCCAGGCCCGCCTTTCCGAAGGCGCGGTACAGGAGGTAATCCTGGCCCTGGGCTCCACCCTGGAGGCCGAGGCCACGGCGAGTTTCGTGAAAAACCTCGTGGAGCGCTCCCACCCGGGCGTGCGCCTGACCCGCCTGGCCCAGGGCATCCCCCTGGGCGCGGAGGTCAAGTACGTGGACCGCGAGACGCTCAAACAGTCCATGATCCACCGCCAGAACGTCTAG
- a CDS encoding YbaB/EbfC family nucleoid-associated protein, with product MKGMGDMLRQAQMMQRKMQEIQEDMKKRTVEATAGGGMVTVVATGAQDIVSIAIDKSVVDPADVDMLQDLVLAAVNDALKKARDLQQSEMAGLTGGLKIPGLF from the coding sequence ATGAAAGGCATGGGTGACATGCTGCGTCAGGCTCAGATGATGCAGCGCAAGATGCAGGAGATCCAGGAAGACATGAAGAAGCGCACCGTGGAGGCCACCGCCGGTGGCGGCATGGTCACCGTGGTGGCCACCGGCGCGCAGGACATCGTGTCCATCGCCATCGACAAGTCCGTGGTGGACCCCGCGGACGTGGACATGCTCCAGGACCTGGTGCTGGCCGCGGTCAACGACGCCCTCAAAAAGGCGCGCGACCTCCAGCAGTCCGAGATGGCGGGCCTCACCGGCGGCCTGAAGATCCCGGGGCTTTTCTAG
- the dnaX gene encoding DNA polymerase III subunit gamma/tau — protein sequence MSSQSLTAKYRPQRFSEVAGQEAVKTILSRASAEDKVAAAYLFSGTRGVGKTTLARVLAKALNCLKAPTPEPCNECAQCRQITAGVSPDVVEIDAATHGNVEEARRLKEDIGYAPLQSRYKVFIIDEAHMLSKAAFNALLKTLEEPPGRVTFILATTEPHKILPTIVSRCQHYVFKRLLQPELEAHLGALLDREGIAFEPPAVSLIARRGAGSVRDSMSLLAQVLAMGRETLREQDVRDVLGLAGQDVFLALMQAFKDQDCLEVSSVLRSVLDRGLDIGFFLRELAACWRDMFLLNQAGEKALSTLELTEEEGRQWLAWAQLFDARHIHACWQMTLEGQRRVMTSLEPAMSLELLLLNLAYVPRLLSLEALEARSAPAQGPGGQNAAPRPAPSRPAPHGVQPPFGAQPQGGRYIPPTRPDAQAAPRPGPYGAPGQAQGAVPPRPSAPASPAAVHAPADPEDPDAEPDAEDFEQPREIPAVTAKPLGPATWKGFVAHARHELRENAPLKVAVSQLSGIYEDGGLHVEGNDFQLRQFKDNRQNLAALQALADAYFARPVRIRFGAAAPRAQLSQKELRTRAENSALFQEARETMGAYIIDVRSKA from the coding sequence ATGTCCAGCCAGAGCCTTACCGCCAAATACCGGCCCCAGCGCTTCAGCGAGGTTGCAGGGCAGGAAGCCGTCAAGACCATCCTCTCGCGCGCCTCGGCAGAGGACAAGGTCGCGGCCGCCTACCTCTTTTCCGGCACGCGCGGCGTGGGCAAGACCACCCTTGCCCGCGTCCTGGCCAAGGCCCTCAACTGCCTCAAGGCCCCCACGCCGGAGCCCTGCAACGAGTGCGCCCAGTGCCGCCAGATCACCGCGGGCGTCTCGCCCGACGTGGTGGAGATCGACGCCGCCACCCACGGCAACGTGGAGGAGGCCCGCCGCCTCAAGGAAGACATCGGCTACGCGCCCCTGCAGAGCCGCTACAAGGTCTTCATCATCGACGAAGCCCACATGCTCTCCAAGGCGGCCTTCAACGCCCTGCTCAAGACCCTGGAGGAGCCGCCCGGGCGCGTCACGTTCATCCTGGCCACCACCGAGCCCCACAAGATCCTGCCCACCATCGTCAGCCGCTGCCAGCACTACGTGTTCAAGCGGCTGCTCCAGCCCGAGCTGGAGGCGCACCTGGGCGCGCTGCTCGACCGCGAGGGGATCGCCTTCGAGCCCCCGGCCGTGAGCCTCATCGCCCGGCGCGGCGCGGGAAGCGTGCGCGACTCCATGTCGCTCCTGGCCCAGGTGCTGGCCATGGGCCGAGAGACCCTGCGCGAGCAGGACGTGCGCGACGTGCTGGGTCTGGCCGGTCAGGACGTCTTCCTGGCCCTCATGCAGGCCTTCAAGGACCAGGACTGCCTGGAGGTGAGCAGCGTGCTGCGCTCCGTGCTGGACCGGGGCCTGGACATCGGCTTCTTCCTGCGCGAACTGGCCGCCTGCTGGCGCGACATGTTCCTTCTGAACCAGGCGGGCGAAAAGGCGCTTTCCACCCTGGAGCTCACCGAGGAGGAGGGCAGGCAATGGCTCGCCTGGGCCCAGCTCTTCGACGCCCGGCACATCCACGCCTGCTGGCAGATGACCCTGGAAGGCCAGCGCCGCGTGATGACCAGCCTGGAGCCGGCCATGTCGCTGGAGCTTCTGTTGCTCAACCTGGCCTACGTGCCAAGGCTCCTCTCCCTGGAGGCCCTGGAGGCGCGATCCGCGCCAGCCCAGGGTCCGGGCGGACAGAACGCCGCGCCCCGGCCCGCGCCGTCGCGACCGGCCCCCCACGGAGTCCAGCCGCCCTTCGGCGCGCAGCCCCAGGGCGGACGCTACATCCCTCCGACGCGGCCGGACGCCCAGGCCGCTCCGCGCCCAGGCCCCTACGGCGCGCCCGGCCAGGCCCAGGGGGCGGTTCCGCCCAGGCCTTCGGCCCCGGCGTCCCCGGCGGCGGTCCATGCCCCGGCCGACCCGGAGGACCCCGACGCGGAGCCCGACGCCGAAGACTTCGAGCAGCCCCGGGAGATCCCGGCCGTCACGGCCAAGCCCCTCGGTCCGGCCACGTGGAAAGGGTTCGTGGCCCACGCCCGGCACGAGCTGCGCGAGAACGCGCCCCTCAAGGTGGCCGTCTCCCAGCTTTCGGGGATCTACGAGGACGGCGGGCTCCACGTGGAGGGCAACGATTTCCAGCTGCGCCAGTTCAAGGACAACCGCCAGAACCTGGCCGCGCTCCAGGCCCTGGCGGACGCCTACTTCGCCCGGCCCGTGCGCATCCGCTTCGGGGCCGCCGCGCCCAGGGCGCAGCTTTCCCAGAAAGAACTCAGGACCAGGGCCGAGAACTCCGCCCTGTTCCAGGAGGCGCGCGAAACCATGGGAGCGTACATCATCGACGTGCGCTCCAAGGCGTAA
- a CDS encoding branched-chain amino acid transaminase, translated as MSPKSELIWFDGALVPWEKAQVHVMTHTLHYGVGVFEGIRAYKRAGGGSAVFRLAEHVHRLFDSAKIVEIKIPYTEAQVTEAILQTLKANKMAEGYIRPIAFIGTGQSMGVFPGKNPIHTAICVWPWGAYLGDEALEKGIRIRTSSFTRHHVNVMMTKAKVCGNYVNSVLAKNEALADGYDEGLLLDTEGYVSEGSGENIFMVVDGVIKTPPLTSILSGITRDCVITLARDLGYEVRESRFTRDELYTADEAFFTGTAAEITPIRELDRRVIGQGKAGPVAKAIQKEFFKVVKGENTKYASWLSGYEL; from the coding sequence ATGTCGCCGAAATCCGAGCTGATCTGGTTCGATGGAGCGCTTGTGCCCTGGGAAAAGGCCCAGGTGCATGTGATGACCCACACGCTGCACTACGGCGTGGGCGTGTTCGAGGGCATTCGGGCCTACAAGAGAGCGGGCGGCGGCTCCGCCGTGTTCCGTCTGGCCGAGCACGTGCACAGGCTCTTCGATTCGGCCAAGATCGTGGAGATCAAGATCCCCTACACCGAGGCCCAGGTCACGGAGGCCATCCTCCAGACGCTCAAGGCCAACAAGATGGCCGAGGGCTACATCCGCCCCATCGCCTTCATCGGCACGGGCCAGTCCATGGGCGTGTTCCCGGGCAAGAACCCCATCCACACGGCCATCTGCGTCTGGCCCTGGGGCGCGTACCTGGGCGACGAGGCCCTGGAGAAGGGCATCCGCATCCGCACGTCGTCGTTCACGCGCCACCACGTCAACGTGATGATGACCAAGGCCAAGGTCTGCGGCAACTACGTCAACTCCGTGCTGGCCAAGAACGAGGCCCTGGCCGACGGCTACGACGAAGGCCTGCTGCTCGATACCGAGGGCTACGTCTCCGAGGGCTCGGGCGAAAACATCTTCATGGTGGTGGACGGCGTGATCAAAACCCCGCCGCTGACCTCCATCCTCTCGGGCATCACCCGCGACTGCGTGATCACCCTGGCCAGGGACCTGGGCTACGAGGTGCGCGAGTCGCGCTTCACCCGCGACGAACTCTATACCGCAGACGAGGCCTTCTTCACCGGAACCGCCGCCGAGATCACCCCCATCCGGGAGCTCGACCGCCGCGTGATCGGCCAGGGCAAGGCCGGTCCGGTGGCAAAGGCCATTCAGAAGGAGTTCTTCAAGGTGGTCAAGGGCGAGAACACCAAGTACGCCTCCTGGCTCTCGGGCTACGAACTCTAG
- a CDS encoding tRNA dihydrouridine synthase has product MSLPPIGPGLPWLAPLAGYSDLPFRLLCREYGAACAVTEMVSAKGLVFHSHGTRDLLNTLPGDAPLVVQLFGCEPEMFERAMDHLLEHGYEYFDLNCGCSVPKVVKAGCGSALMREPALLREIVRVMAAKAGPGRAGVKLRLGWGEPEPLVFELARALEDEGAGWLTLHPRHARQGYSGTAAWEHLARLKAQSRVPVMASGDLFNAYDARRCLDATGVDGVMFARGALYDPAVFRHFLSGTLAAPSGPEIARLVRRHAELIRVHGRPEKSLLRMRSIVPRYVRGLLGARALRQEASSCTSWERLEEIVEAIAASASAPGGLHGAHIREEWDGRS; this is encoded by the coding sequence ATGAGCCTTCCCCCCATCGGTCCGGGCCTGCCCTGGCTGGCCCCCCTGGCCGGATATTCAGACCTGCCCTTCCGCCTGCTCTGCCGGGAATACGGGGCCGCCTGCGCCGTCACCGAGATGGTCAGCGCCAAGGGCCTGGTGTTCCACTCCCACGGCACGCGCGACCTCCTGAACACCCTGCCGGGCGACGCCCCCCTGGTGGTGCAGCTCTTCGGCTGCGAGCCCGAGATGTTCGAGCGCGCCATGGACCACCTTCTGGAGCACGGCTACGAATACTTCGACCTCAACTGCGGCTGCTCCGTTCCCAAGGTGGTCAAGGCCGGGTGCGGCTCGGCGCTCATGCGCGAGCCCGCGCTGCTGCGCGAGATCGTGCGGGTCATGGCCGCCAAGGCCGGTCCCGGCCGGGCGGGCGTCAAGCTGCGCCTGGGCTGGGGCGAGCCCGAGCCCCTGGTGTTCGAGCTGGCCCGGGCCCTGGAGGACGAGGGCGCGGGCTGGCTCACCCTGCATCCCAGGCACGCCCGCCAGGGCTATTCGGGCACGGCGGCCTGGGAGCACCTGGCGCGGCTCAAGGCCCAATCCCGCGTGCCCGTGATGGCCAGCGGCGACCTCTTCAACGCCTACGACGCAAGGCGCTGCCTGGACGCCACCGGCGTGGACGGCGTGATGTTCGCCCGGGGCGCGCTCTACGATCCGGCCGTGTTCCGCCACTTCCTGTCGGGCACGCTGGCCGCGCCCTCCGGGCCGGAGATCGCGAGGCTGGTGCGGCGCCACGCCGAACTCATCCGCGTGCACGGCAGGCCCGAGAAGTCTCTTCTGCGCATGCGCTCCATCGTGCCGCGCTATGTGCGCGGACTCCTCGGCGCGCGCGCGTTGCGCCAGGAGGCGTCATCGTGTACTTCGTGGGAGCGCCTGGAGGAGATCGTGGAGGCCATCGCCGCCTCGGCTTCCGCGCCCGGCGGGTTGCACGGGGCGCACATCAGGGAGGAATGGGATGGACGTTCTTAG